From Syngnathoides biaculeatus isolate LvHL_M chromosome 19, ASM1980259v1, whole genome shotgun sequence, a single genomic window includes:
- the ccl20b gene encoding C-C motif chemokine 20b, whose amino-acid sequence MGGRTVYLLAALVTLTSFAGKTRSASCCLRYIRRQLPCQRISAYTLQSTGKSCDINAVILHLPGRFLCADPAADWTQRVMRCLDERRRKNEEALGRESVDTAKAAAA is encoded by the exons atgggAGGCCGCACCGTTTATCTCCTCGCCGCGCTCGTCACCCTCACCAGCTTCGCGGGCAAAACGCGCTcag CCAGCTGCTGTTTGAGGTACATCAGGCGCCAGTTGCCATGCCAACGGATATCAGCCTACACCTTGCAGTCCACGGGCAAGTCGTGCGACATCAACGCTGTCAT CCTGCACCTCCCCGGACGGTTTTTGTGCGCCGACCCCGCTGCCGACTGGACCCAACGAGTGATGCGGTGCCTCGA TGAGCGCAGGAGGAAGAACGAAGAAGCCCTGGGGCGGGAATCTGTCGACACCGCCAAAGCCgcagccgcataa
- the tlr22 gene encoding toll-like receptor 22 codes for MTPLSLGIGRALLLGFGLLFPWTIDGCAGFVLKDCRISNGNAICSASKLRAVPRDIPPSVKTFDLAVNKISKIRAGDFVNYTALLEIDLKRNNISQVEKGSFASQRALKKLNLNNNRLAELGDIFGGLSNLSELRLASNDIRTVAPSSFQPLTNLTVLDLSFNKLQHLTKVHSALQHLPNLQYLFIKKIGLTIFRSWELTNRTVGVAYLDMSQNYIDVFSVSADVFQNLTWLNIGGSPRRQELSWEIGEPAGLSRVTTLDIGGLRLAQKDAGALFQSLSFSLSTLRMNAMKCDLRELLNMSCAIPTLTQLQLRRNKLRQVDSRLLRLCSSLTELDLAENRIKNLFSDSFRALQSLKRLTLSQNRLSSVPPAIRNLTRLLELDLSSNNITFLGCRDFEELGNLRVLGLDQNFISTLKQCVFKDLTKLQVLKLQINRITELNGAFKRCLPNLRQLKLDDNKLTAIGRGDFEGLRSLQNLSMQRNELCKLENGSFVGLTMLTDILLQSNELQETDIKASVFNDLINLRRLSLLNNRVKYKTSSALPVPPFSRLSRLETLAMAGQHSRGKFQLPRNFLRGLTNLLIFDARNVQLISLHQDTFKYTPRLQKLDISSNELMDVSPRLFDPVPNLRSLYISRTSVPSLDFLNEANLTSLEFLQARRNQFSVITREQMEALPGLAYLDLQGNSFLCDCDNTWFLQWLNKTKTQVFDADNFVCNYPRHLNGMKLLELDVRSCSVDVEFIYFISTACAILLFQLSAFTYHFLRWQLAYAYHLFLALLYKRKFRDKEPECLYDAFVSYNTHDEAWVFGELQPKLEEEQGWKLCLHHRDFEPGKPIIDNITEAVYASRKTICVISRKYLESEWCSREIQMASFRLLDEHKDVLILVFLEDIPIWELSPYHRMRKLLKKWTFLSWPRAAQCTDLFWEKLRQALKTGENVGGEMLLLTVTDSTG; via the exons ATGACTCCGCTGTCCCTCGGAATTGGCCGAGCCTTACTGCTCGGCTTTGGTCTTTTATTCCCTTGGACCATCGACGGTTGCGCTGGATTCGTGCTGAAGGACTGTCGAATAAGCAACGGCAACGCCATTTGCTCGGCCAGCAAACTACGAGCCGTCCCTCGGGACATCCCCCCCTCGGTCAAAACCTTTGACTTGGCTGTGAACAAAATATCGAAGATCCGTGCGGGCGATTTCGTCAATTACACGGCTCTGCTGGAGATAGACCTCAAACGCAACAACATCTCCCAGGTCGAGAAAGGTTCCTTCGCCAGCCAGCGCGCGCTCAAAAAGTTAAATCTGAATAATAACCGTCTCGCAGAATTGGGAGATATTTTTGGCGGTTTGAGCAACCTGAGTGAGCTAAGACTGGCGAGCAACGACATCAGGACCGTGGCGCCTTCCTCCTTTCAGCCCCTGACAAATTTGACTGTCTTGGACTTGTCGTTTAACAAATTGCAGCACCTGACAAAGGTTCACTCTGCATTGCAACATTTACCAAATCTGCAGTATCTGTTCATCAAAAAAATCGGTTTGACCATTTTCCGGTCCTGGGAACTGACCAACAGGACAGTGGGCGTAGCGTACCTTGACATGTCTCAGAATTACATCGATGTCTTCAGTGTCAGCGCAGATGTTTTCCAAAACCTCACTTGGCTCAATATAGGTGGTTCTCCAAGGAGGCAGGAGTTGTCGTGGGAGATCGGCGAGCCGGCGGGGCTCAGCCGGGTGACCACGCTGGACATTGGTGGACTTCGCTTGGCGCAGAAAGATGCCGGTGCGCTTTTCCAGAGCTTGAGCTTCTcactgagcactctcaggatgAACGCCATGAAATGCGACCTCAGAGAGCTGCTCAACATGTCCTGCGCCATCCCGACACTTACTCAGCTGCAACTCAGACGCAACAAACTTCGGCAGGTGGATTCCCGTCTGCTTCGTCTGTGCTCCTCCCTCACCGAGTTGGATTTGGCTGAAAATCGCATTAAAAACCTCTTCAGTGACTCTTTCAGAGCTCTTCAAAGCTTAAAGCGCTTGACTCTCAGCCAAAACAGGCTCTCGTCGGTCCCACCCGCCATTAGGAATCTGACCAGACTTCTGGAACTGGACCTGAGCTCCAACAACATCACCTTTCTGGGGTGTCGAGACTTCGAGGAGCTCGGCAACCTCAGAGTGCTCGGCCTTGATCAGAACTTCATCTCGACTCTGAAGCAGTGTGTGTTCAAGGACCTGACCAAGCTTCAGGTCCTCAAATTGCAGATAAACCGAATCACTGAATTGAACGGCGCTTTTAAAAGATGCTTGCCCAATCTTAGACAGCTGAAACTTGATGATAACAAACTTACCGCTATTGGACGGGGAGACTTTGAGGGGTTGCGGTCCCTCCAGAACTTATCGATGCAGAGGAATGAACTCTGCAAACTCGAAAACGGTTCATTTGTCGGCCTAACGATGCTCACGGACATTCTGCTGCAATCCAATGAGCTCCAAGAGACTGACATAAAGGCAAGCGTGTTCAACGATCTTATTAATTTAAGACGGTTGAGTTTATTGAACAATCGCGTCAAGTACAAAACCAGTTCCGCGTTGCCCGTACCGCCGTTCTCTCGGCTTTCTCGTCTGGAGACTTTAGCCATGGCGGGACAACACAGCAGGGGCAAGTTCCAGCTGCCTCGCAACTTCCTTCGAGGTTTGACCAACCTTCTGATTTTCGACGCCAGGAATGTCCAACTCATATCCTTGCACCAAGACACGTTCAAGTACACACCGCGGCTTCAGAAGCTTGACATCAGCTCAAATGAGCTGATGGATGTCTCTCCCAGGTTGTTCGATCCCGTCCCGAATCTCCGTAGCCTCTACATTTCAAGAACCTCTGTTCCGTCGCTCGATTTCCTAAACGAGGCCAACCTTACCAGCCTCGAGTTCTTACAGGCACGAAGGAACCAGTTTTCAGTCATCACCCGGGAACAAATGGAAGCCCTTCCTGGTCTGGCATATTTGGATCTTCAAGGAAACAGTTTCTTATGCGACTGCGACAACACCTGGTTCCTCCAGTggttgaacaaaacaaaaacccaagtGTTCGACGCCGATAACTTTGTATGCAACTACCCCCGCCACCTTAACGGCATGAAGCTGCTGGAACTCGACGTCCGATCCTGCTCGGTAGACGTGGAGTTCATCTACTTCATCTCCACCGCGTGCGCCATCCTCCTGTTTCAGCTGTCAGCCTTCACCTACCACTTCCTGCGTTGGCAGCTGGCCTACGCCTACCACCTCTTCCTGGCTCTGCTCTACAAGAGGAAATTCAGGGACAAGGAGCCAGAGTGCCTCTACGACGCCTTCGTGTCTTACAACACGCACGACGAGGCCTGGGTCTTCGGGGAGCTGCAGCCCAAACTCGAGGAAGAGCAGGGCTGGAAGCTGTGCCTGCACCATCGAGACTTTGAGCCAG GGAAGCCCATCATTGACAACATCACAGAGGCCGTCTACGCCAGCAGAAAGACCATCTGCGTAATCAGTCGCAAATATCTGGAGAGCGAGTGGTGCTCCAGGGAGATTCAGATGGCCAG CTTCCGCCTGCTCGACGAGCACAAGGACGTCCTCATCCTGGTCTTCCTGGAGGACATTCCCATCTGGGAGCTGTCCCCTTACCACCGCATGAGGAAGCTACTGAAGAAGTGGACCTTCCTGAGCTGGCCCCGGGCGGCCCAGTGCACCGACCTCTTCTGGGAGAAGCTCCGGCAGGCTCTTAAGACCGGCGAAAACGTGGGCGGGGAAATGTTGCTCCTCACCGTGACGGACTCAACGGGGTGA